A single window of Bacteroidota bacterium DNA harbors:
- a CDS encoding outer membrane beta-barrel protein: protein MKNKQIVWLTFFCLAAICSKAQWSLGAFSGYLVPIGYTAQEVNLNRLSRESDYRTFSKGIIPIGLSLKCKLGKRFMLSGDYCTTTINMDDSYIVNVNGESYKSTFTNTLQYYSLGANYLFAKNINYSKWVPLLGINIGIYSSALTTTMAKNNGEAYTVSFDSKNRWAVGTKMGVRYTLSSEIHAEAAIRYNYIFTSEFVKSNNKGNPPLSFNNSQLVGVELGVNFDF, encoded by the coding sequence ATGAAAAACAAACAAATTGTATGGCTTACTTTCTTTTGCTTAGCTGCTATTTGTTCCAAGGCACAATGGAGCTTGGGTGCTTTTAGCGGCTATCTGGTACCCATTGGTTATACTGCGCAGGAAGTAAATTTAAATAGGCTAAGCAGGGAATCAGATTATAGAACATTTTCAAAAGGTATTATACCTATTGGTTTATCGCTGAAATGTAAATTAGGTAAAAGATTTATGCTGTCAGGTGATTATTGTACCACTACTATAAACATGGACGATAGCTACATAGTAAATGTGAATGGCGAATCATATAAATCAACCTTCACCAATACTTTACAGTACTATAGTTTAGGAGCAAATTATTTATTTGCTAAAAATATTAATTATAGCAAATGGGTTCCATTGCTAGGTATTAATATAGGAATTTATTCTTCTGCTTTGACTACAACTATGGCGAAGAATAATGGAGAAGCATATACCGTTAGTTTCGATTCAAAAAACAGGTGGGCTGTTGGTACTAAAATGGGTGTTAGGTATACCTTAAGCAGCGAAATACATGCAGAAGCAGCTATCAGGTATAATTATATTTTTACTTCAGAGTTTGTGAAATCAAACAACAAGGGAAATCCGCCTCTTTCATTTAATAATTCCCAGCTTGTAGGCGTAGAATTAGGGGTTAATTTTGATTTTTAA
- a CDS encoding FG-GAP-like repeat-containing protein yields MNFKSVLIIISVLVYTQSFKAVAQTYGVGNTSVTADVGQMGNATATIPIYCPSGRLGIKPSVNVVFNSQANSGILGKGWNITGMSVISRSGNNWHLDNGVQETVKLNGTDKLTLDGQRLLLVQGPTNSFFTHNNVFRTEVDQFVKVTYKNVSGNEYFEVDTKDGGKVFYGQSNNSQHKPDGSSNVLAWYISKSYDRNGNYMEYFYSNTGGQILLTQIKYTGFDATINGTKTSSLAQENPFNKITFTYETTTYEGNQYVNGEKLVQNKRLQNIKTYADANLARTYSMEYTTDDINSYLAKVTEQNGNGEAMHPIDMTWTPDASSDKTRIKKIIDSELFPNKYYGDFDGDAKTDVLMVSGTLNPLNGELLNSPNFKIINYNGVEIKSGVISITGISSITVGDLNTDGTDDLLIQTAYNVHSGQDRTDNDICPDYNRYKLNRIMYHYYLWDTKLAAVVKTNLSNDNYIDRTDCHFPPPPVPTGGYCAVSVINPNYNNFFSSEEQLWQFLHVEPVLVDMDGDGRLDIVLKEMWAKREIKATTVCDDIERTEVNFNEGFIINLSIYPSSLNLMNSNFVDQKISLTGSGNRIVSFIPMDFNGNGKTDFMITYFNNTTSIIEYNNISQTLEHLYGNGSNSFPTYDYHKFLKTGDFNGDGKTDLVFYHMTNPNNTNSVNTWRIAYSNGIGFDEVDATDLGLSHNINPNGCRQQISKYGEPVVTKYGLILEVGDFNGDGKSDIIERHHHDNNSSNHTGNSIYIYYSKGFGFKEFLISGGHDNPLAVSGSSSSFQYYDLERTINADFDGDGKCDQLLYSGQDATGWANDIYNGSSATNVVAVLFESFKSRNNKLTEIKYSDKHKFTFQYSLYSDGYKKNYSILGKCLIVAAPIFVVSSMDNSVDGLVSKTYGYSYNDLMLNKHGRGLMGFGELSISETKTNGLTNANVPVTIHKYKQNLEFLYKLDLYSTTNYLVANGGFAGSSNEVSKTIYTNTNLKTTTLNNNINFFYTSNTVETNKLNGLRKTTCFEYDENGNLIHMLESFDKTNNTIGVYEYTNTSDFKYEQYNSWIPASLTISRNCQIRNNNTAPYYVQKEMKYFTNGNLNETEYFKNNLSYYYKEIINYDKYGNIVFTALDSANNNTTNVFRNKSFTYTDGRFLQKVKNALNQETVFVYEPMYGNKTSEAGANNLITSYEYDNWGKLVKTNYPNGNVEDIVFTWSPSNTINAYYFVTKTNSLGNMSWDYYDALGNKIMTKNKGFKGKVATKTWIYNADNLLIEESNWFDATSSTTIGNTKKLTIYSYDIYKRPETKRYSGALMATYIYDYGTTKTTVKDGKNRQKYTLLNATGLVETASDNAGSTISYKYGSHNKLIETTTNGTIISIDYNVQLNKISMNDPNTGTILYDYSAFGDLIGQKDAKNNMYYFKYDELGRLAQKWGGNDVYEYTFYSTVGHASLNQIQKEELKTSGTSKHKKEYTYNSLGSLQSVVETLPIDVYTTSYRYDAYQRIETITYPILEITHVYDNYNNLEAIWQEGTAIWTKNSEDVDGKMTSETYGNGFTTTYAFDSHRQLSGIYSENTTSSQTALYVNYDFELETGNLKNRQYDNNSIEEFEYDNLDRLVTIDETINGLNNIKTYNYGANGNILAIENGGQHTLKYESAKPHALTDHKFENTVTTVPSPSFDPHNYTYTAFDKIQHIEQNDIAVLDMEYGVDQQRIHMAVAEYGTVTVDNYYVTSANMEIIQGQTYSYLYAEGKAFALYKEGEQMFYLHHDYQGSLMAISTQDGYSVERRSYDAWGRPRDPITWSYNLGQAFGGAGYGKTMRGYTMHEHLEMFSLINMNGRLYDPIVGRMLSPDNYIQEPGNTQSYNRYSYCVNNPLKYTDPSGNSWVNWAYALAGAYGGGVAANGGELNPLHWSPTNPGTYFGILGGAAIGYMGANGTTFNINANISGVTLPLGRITVGIVNTALSLGFGSETFGGYLGSDFVLKHNKENSGNDLTMNDNYRTIVNPAKRSFFTLGDKGRVEIYQFEKYSDLGVYGLTIDLGFDNFEHEGKFNWVQTVCTNLPQDGKDFCDIDGFAQPYYNTPYMKSKVDDLATFFDEPKRPWSLVSDIAGGYIFWRAELSLINVDTRQRLVTFTYGFEVVNKVQTNYILRKTEPSDFHLKYIPKK; encoded by the coding sequence ATGAATTTTAAAAGTGTATTAATTATAATAAGCGTATTAGTTTATACGCAATCATTTAAAGCAGTTGCGCAAACCTATGGAGTTGGTAATACCAGTGTAACAGCTGATGTGGGTCAGATGGGAAATGCAACAGCTACAATACCTATTTACTGCCCTTCTGGACGATTAGGTATAAAGCCAAGTGTAAACGTAGTGTTTAACAGCCAAGCCAATAGTGGTATATTGGGAAAAGGGTGGAATATAACGGGAATGAGTGTAATAAGTCGTTCCGGAAATAATTGGCATTTAGACAATGGTGTACAAGAAACCGTTAAGTTAAATGGAACTGATAAATTAACTTTAGATGGACAAAGATTGTTGTTGGTTCAAGGTCCAACCAATAGTTTTTTTACCCATAACAATGTTTTTAGAACAGAAGTAGATCAGTTTGTTAAAGTTACATATAAGAATGTTAGTGGAAACGAATATTTTGAAGTGGATACCAAAGATGGAGGTAAGGTATTTTATGGGCAAAGCAATAATAGCCAACATAAGCCGGATGGTTCCAGTAATGTTTTGGCCTGGTATATTAGTAAAAGCTATGATAGAAATGGAAATTATATGGAATATTTTTATTCCAATACTGGAGGACAAATATTATTAACACAAATAAAATATACTGGTTTTGATGCCACTATAAATGGTACTAAAACAAGCTCATTGGCCCAGGAGAATCCGTTTAATAAAATTACCTTTACTTATGAAACAACTACCTATGAGGGTAACCAATATGTTAATGGCGAAAAATTAGTGCAAAATAAACGTTTGCAAAACATTAAGACCTATGCTGATGCTAATTTAGCCAGAACTTATTCAATGGAATATACCACCGATGACATAAACTCTTATTTAGCCAAAGTAACTGAGCAAAATGGTAATGGGGAGGCTATGCACCCTATTGATATGACTTGGACACCTGATGCAAGTTCCGATAAAACGCGAATAAAGAAGATAATTGATTCAGAATTGTTTCCAAATAAATACTACGGAGATTTTGATGGGGATGCTAAAACGGATGTATTAATGGTTTCTGGAACTTTAAATCCATTAAATGGGGAGTTGTTAAATTCACCCAATTTTAAAATAATAAATTATAATGGGGTTGAGATAAAAAGTGGAGTAATTAGTATTACAGGTATAAGTTCAATTACAGTCGGAGATTTAAATACCGATGGAACTGACGATTTGCTTATTCAAACTGCATACAACGTGCATTCTGGACAAGATAGAACTGATAATGATATATGTCCTGATTATAATAGATATAAACTAAATAGAATTATGTATCATTATTATTTATGGGATACAAAGCTGGCTGCAGTCGTAAAGACTAACCTTTCAAATGATAATTATATTGACCGCACGGATTGCCATTTTCCGCCCCCTCCAGTACCAACAGGTGGATATTGTGCTGTTTCAGTTATTAATCCAAACTACAATAATTTCTTTTCAAGTGAGGAACAATTGTGGCAATTTCTGCACGTTGAGCCTGTTTTGGTAGATATGGATGGTGATGGGCGTTTAGATATTGTTTTAAAAGAAATGTGGGCAAAAAGAGAGATTAAAGCAACTACAGTGTGTGATGATATAGAAAGGACCGAGGTTAATTTTAATGAAGGTTTTATAATAAATTTATCTATTTATCCGTCAAGTCTCAATTTAATGAATTCAAATTTTGTTGATCAAAAAATTTCATTAACTGGTTCAGGAAATAGAATTGTTAGTTTTATTCCGATGGATTTTAATGGAAATGGAAAAACAGATTTTATGATAACTTATTTTAATAATACCACATCCATAATAGAATACAATAATATATCTCAAACTTTAGAACATTTATATGGAAATGGTAGTAATAGTTTTCCTACATACGACTATCATAAATTCTTAAAAACAGGCGATTTTAACGGTGATGGAAAAACAGATTTGGTATTTTATCACATGACTAATCCAAATAATACTAATAGTGTTAATACATGGCGTATTGCTTACTCAAATGGTATTGGGTTTGATGAAGTTGATGCCACTGATTTGGGATTGTCTCATAATATTAATCCCAATGGTTGTCGTCAACAAATAAGTAAGTATGGAGAACCTGTAGTTACTAAGTATGGGTTAATTTTGGAAGTTGGTGACTTTAATGGCGATGGAAAATCGGATATTATTGAAAGGCATCATCATGATAATAATAGTTCTAATCATACAGGAAATTCAATATACATTTACTATTCAAAAGGTTTTGGTTTCAAAGAGTTCTTAATTTCTGGTGGGCATGACAATCCTTTAGCTGTTTCTGGTAGCTCATCTTCTTTTCAATATTATGATTTAGAGAGAACCATAAACGCTGACTTTGACGGGGATGGCAAGTGTGATCAACTACTTTATAGTGGACAAGATGCTACAGGTTGGGCAAATGATATTTACAACGGAAGTAGTGCTACAAATGTTGTAGCCGTTTTGTTTGAAAGCTTTAAAAGCAGAAATAATAAATTAACCGAAATAAAATATAGCGACAAACATAAATTTACATTTCAATATTCTTTATATAGTGATGGATACAAAAAAAATTATTCAATATTAGGAAAGTGCCTAATTGTAGCGGCTCCAATATTTGTTGTTAGTTCGATGGATAATTCAGTCGATGGTTTGGTTAGTAAAACATATGGTTACAGTTATAATGATTTAATGTTAAATAAGCATGGACGTGGTTTAATGGGTTTTGGCGAATTGTCAATTAGTGAGACAAAAACTAATGGATTAACTAATGCAAATGTTCCCGTTACTATTCATAAATACAAGCAAAATCTAGAGTTTTTATATAAATTAGACTTATACAGTACTACCAATTATTTAGTAGCTAATGGAGGTTTTGCAGGTAGTAGTAACGAAGTCTCAAAAACTATTTATACCAATACGAACTTAAAAACAACGACATTAAATAATAATATTAATTTTTTCTATACCAGTAATACCGTTGAAACCAATAAATTAAATGGCTTGCGTAAAACTACCTGTTTTGAGTACGATGAAAACGGGAATTTAATACATATGCTAGAATCTTTTGATAAAACAAATAATACTATAGGTGTATATGAGTACACTAATACAAGCGATTTTAAGTATGAGCAATACAATAGTTGGATACCTGCCTCGTTAACTATAAGCAGGAATTGCCAGATAAGAAATAACAATACTGCTCCTTACTATGTACAAAAGGAAATGAAGTATTTTACCAATGGTAATTTAAATGAAACAGAATATTTTAAAAATAACCTAAGTTACTATTATAAAGAAATAATTAATTACGATAAATACGGTAATATAGTTTTTACAGCATTAGATAGTGCCAATAACAATACCACCAATGTGTTCAGAAATAAAAGTTTTACCTATACCGATGGTAGGTTTTTACAAAAAGTAAAAAATGCTTTAAACCAAGAAACGGTATTTGTTTATGAGCCCATGTATGGAAACAAAACTTCAGAAGCCGGTGCCAATAATTTAATCACTTCATATGAGTACGATAATTGGGGGAAACTGGTTAAAACCAATTATCCTAACGGTAATGTAGAGGATATAGTTTTTACTTGGTCACCAAGCAATACCATTAATGCTTATTATTTTGTTACTAAAACCAATAGTTTGGGTAATATGAGCTGGGATTATTACGATGCTTTGGGCAATAAAATAATGACTAAAAACAAAGGTTTTAAGGGTAAAGTGGCTACTAAAACATGGATTTACAATGCCGATAATTTACTGATAGAGGAAAGTAATTGGTTTGATGCTACTTCAAGCACCACCATTGGCAACACAAAAAAACTAACAATATATAGTTATGATATTTATAAAAGACCAGAAACCAAAAGGTATAGTGGTGCTTTAATGGCTACTTATATATACGATTACGGTACCACTAAAACAACAGTTAAAGATGGTAAAAACAGACAAAAATACACCCTGTTAAATGCCACTGGATTAGTAGAAACCGCTAGTGATAATGCAGGAAGCACTATTAGTTATAAATACGGCTCACACAATAAGTTAATAGAAACTACTACCAATGGTACCATTATAAGTATAGATTATAATGTACAACTGAACAAAATAAGCATGAACGACCCCAATACGGGAACTATCCTTTATGATTATAGTGCTTTTGGCGATTTAATAGGACAAAAAGATGCCAAGAATAATATGTATTATTTTAAATACGATGAATTAGGGCGACTTGCACAAAAATGGGGAGGCAACGATGTATATGAATACACCTTTTACAGTACAGTGGGTCATGCAAGTTTAAACCAAATACAAAAAGAAGAATTAAAAACCAGCGGTACAAGCAAACACAAAAAGGAATATACCTATAATAGTTTAGGCTCTCTCCAAAGTGTAGTGGAAACTTTACCTATCGATGTTTATACAACCAGTTATAGGTACGATGCCTACCAACGTATTGAAACAATAACCTATCCAATTCTTGAAATTACTCATGTTTATGATAATTATAATAATTTAGAAGCCATATGGCAAGAGGGGACTGCCATTTGGACTAAAAATAGTGAAGATGTAGATGGAAAAATGACAAGCGAAACTTATGGTAATGGTTTTACTACCACCTACGCTTTCGATAGCCATAGGCAATTGAGCGGTATTTATAGCGAAAATACTACTTCATCGCAAACAGCACTGTATGTTAATTATGATTTTGAATTAGAAACAGGAAATCTTAAAAACAGACAATACGATAATAACTCCATTGAAGAATTTGAATATGATAATTTGGATAGATTAGTAACGATTGATGAAACAATAAATGGTCTCAATAATATTAAGACATATAATTATGGGGCCAACGGCAATATTTTAGCTATTGAAAACGGGGGGCAACATACCTTAAAGTACGAAAGTGCCAAACCACATGCGCTTACCGATCATAAGTTTGAAAATACAGTAACAACAGTTCCAAGCCCATCTTTCGATCCCCATAATTATACCTATACCGCTTTTGATAAAATACAACATATAGAACAAAATGATATAGCCGTATTAGATATGGAGTATGGTGTGGACCAGCAACGTATCCATATGGCAGTAGCTGAGTATGGTACCGTTACCGTTGATAATTATTATGTTACCAGTGCAAATATGGAAATTATACAAGGACAAACCTATTCTTACTTGTATGCTGAAGGTAAAGCTTTTGCTTTGTATAAAGAGGGTGAACAGATGTTTTATTTACACCACGATTACCAAGGAAGCCTAATGGCTATAAGTACACAGGATGGTTATAGTGTAGAAAGAAGAAGTTATGATGCTTGGGGACGCCCGCGCGACCCAATTACTTGGAGCTATAATTTAGGTCAGGCTTTTGGTGGGGCTGGTTATGGTAAAACCATGCGTGGTTATACCATGCATGAGCATTTGGAAATGTTCAGCTTAATTAATATGAACGGTAGGTTGTATGACCCAATTGTGGGGCGCATGTTAAGTCCAGATAATTATATACAGGAACCCGGAAATACACAAAGCTATAACAGGTATAGTTACTGTGTAAACAACCCGTTAAAATACACCGACCCAAGCGGAAACAGTTGGGTTAATTGGGCCTATGCATTAGCTGGTGCTTATGGTGGCGGGGTAGCTGCAAATGGGGGTGAGTTAAATCCCCTTCATTGGAGCCCTACAAACCCGGGTACTTATTTTGGAATATTGGGAGGAGCAGCCATAGGTTATATGGGAGCCAACGGAACTACTTTTAATATTAATGCCAATATTAGTGGCGTTACTTTACCTTTAGGACGTATAACAGTAGGAATTGTAAATACAGCATTAAGTTTAGGTTTTGGCAGCGAAACCTTTGGAGGTTATTTAGGTAGCGATTTTGTATTAAAGCACAATAAAGAAAATAGCGGAAATGATTTGACCATGAATGACAACTATAGAACTATAGTAAATCCAGCGAAAAGAAGTTTTTTTACATTAGGAGATAAAGGTCGTGTTGAAATATATCAGTTTGAAAAATATTCTGATTTAGGTGTTTATGGGTTAACTATTGATTTAGGGTTTGACAATTTCGAACATGAGGGTAAATTTAATTGGGTGCAAACTGTTTGCACTAATCTGCCACAAGACGGCAAAGATTTTTGTGATATTGATGGATTTGCGCAGCCATATTATAATACTCCTTACATGAAATCGAAAGTGGATGATTTAGCAACATTCTTTGATGAACCTAAAAGGCCATGGAGTCTAGTCTCAGATATTGCTGGAGGATATATATTTTGGAGAGCAGAATTATCATTAATAAATGTTGATACTAGACAACGATTAGTAACTTTTACTTACGGTTTTGAAGTTGTAAATAAAGTTCAAACAAATTATATTCTGAGAAAAACGGAGCCTTCAGATTTTCATTTAAAATATATTCCTAAAAAATGA